A part of Denitratisoma oestradiolicum genomic DNA contains:
- a CDS encoding sensor domain-containing protein gives MIERDPHGLPRSQGGFLDASLSVGGHNLGQTLLELRAILENATIGIMFTRNRVVSRANPLCASMWGYEPDELIGLPSAALHPSDEAFAELGREAMPVLAAGRTYRTERPMMRKDGSLFFCRISAKAVDPRYPRQGTIWIMEDVSEDRLIQDALDKSARELAGIFETSPIGITVVRNARVVRCNRRFEQLLGLPPGAAMGLSVERLFARGDEAAALISNTYDELLAQGYQRGEFLLLRSDGSEFWANCSGHVLDPADPAVGTVWLVEDISRQKAAEAQLKRALEQQETIFDNAAVGIMLTHNRTIVRANRRLEEIFGYGPDDLMGRLASVLHPSEEAFGRVRERALGAIRQGETFIIEIPGQCKDGRHIWLRVTGRRTDQERSSLDVIWIFEDITERHLAERALVQARDELEQRVTERTAELATANAQLQGEIFERMQTEQRIWHLAHHDALTGLPNRALLHDRLGQALAQAERKGRRAAVLFLDLDRFKSINDSLGHAVGDELLKQVAQRLGGAVRSVDTVSRLGGDEFVVVLNDMICVDDVVLVAEKIIAALGPPVRVDAHDLRVTPSIGISIYPDDGSDAMQLMKNADTAMYHAKSLGRNNFQFFTASMNDEAIRFFNLENRLRAALDQGELVLHYQPLVDLRQRAVVGMEALVRWNDPEQGMIAPGEFIPVAEETGLILPLGEWVLREAMRQNRVWQEQGYPLLPISVNLSPRQFRQRGLVETIRAILAETGQPARLLELEITEGALMQEVGETLSKLEELAAMGVRLTIDDFGTGYSSLSYLKRFPVHKLKVDQSFTRDLCEDREDAAIAAAIIGLAHSLELDILAEGVETAEQLSMLMGYGCHKFQGYYFSRPLAPSQTDTLFHPSSILEGATDWGLVASP, from the coding sequence GTGATCGAGCGCGATCCCCACGGACTACCCAGGAGCCAGGGCGGATTCCTGGATGCGTCCCTGTCGGTCGGTGGTCATAATCTGGGGCAGACCCTGCTGGAGTTGCGGGCGATTCTGGAAAACGCCACCATCGGCATCATGTTTACCCGCAACCGGGTGGTGTCCCGCGCCAATCCCCTCTGCGCCAGCATGTGGGGTTACGAACCGGACGAACTGATCGGCCTGCCGAGCGCGGCCCTGCATCCCTCCGACGAAGCCTTTGCGGAGTTGGGTCGGGAGGCCATGCCGGTGCTGGCGGCCGGTCGCACCTATCGCACCGAGCGGCCGATGATGCGCAAGGATGGCAGTCTGTTCTTCTGCCGCATTTCCGCCAAGGCCGTCGATCCCCGCTACCCGCGCCAGGGCACCATCTGGATCATGGAGGACGTGTCCGAGGACCGGCTGATTCAGGATGCCCTGGATAAGTCCGCTCGAGAACTGGCAGGCATCTTCGAGACCAGTCCGATCGGCATTACGGTGGTGCGAAATGCCCGTGTAGTGCGCTGCAACCGTCGTTTTGAGCAATTGCTTGGCCTGCCGCCGGGTGCGGCCATGGGCCTGTCGGTGGAGCGGCTCTTCGCCCGGGGCGACGAGGCGGCGGCCTTGATCAGCAATACCTATGACGAATTACTGGCCCAGGGCTACCAGCGGGGTGAATTCCTGCTGTTGCGGTCGGATGGTTCCGAATTCTGGGCCAATTGCTCCGGGCATGTCCTGGACCCCGCCGACCCGGCGGTGGGCACGGTCTGGCTGGTGGAGGACATCTCTCGCCAGAAGGCGGCCGAGGCTCAGCTCAAGCGTGCCCTGGAGCAGCAGGAAACCATTTTCGACAACGCCGCGGTGGGGATCATGCTGACCCACAACCGCACCATTGTCCGCGCCAATCGTCGCCTGGAGGAAATCTTCGGCTACGGCCCGGACGATCTGATGGGGCGTCTGGCCTCCGTCCTTCACCCCAGCGAGGAAGCCTTCGGCCGCGTGCGCGAGCGGGCATTGGGCGCCATTCGCCAGGGCGAGACCTTCATCATCGAGATTCCGGGTCAATGCAAGGATGGCCGCCACATCTGGCTGCGGGTGACGGGGCGGCGCACCGATCAGGAGCGTTCCAGCCTCGACGTGATCTGGATTTTCGAGGATATCACCGAGCGTCACCTGGCCGAGCGTGCCCTGGTGCAGGCTCGGGACGAACTGGAACAGCGGGTGACGGAGCGCACCGCCGAGCTGGCCACGGCCAATGCCCAGTTGCAGGGGGAAATCTTCGAGCGCATGCAGACCGAGCAGCGCATCTGGCATCTGGCCCACCACGATGCCCTGACCGGCCTGCCCAACCGGGCGCTGCTCCACGATCGCCTGGGGCAGGCCCTGGCCCAGGCGGAGCGCAAGGGCCGCCGGGCCGCTGTGCTATTTCTGGACCTGGATCGGTTCAAGAGCATCAACGACAGTCTGGGCCACGCCGTGGGCGACGAGCTGCTGAAACAGGTGGCGCAGCGTCTCGGTGGCGCGGTACGGTCGGTGGATACGGTTTCCCGGCTGGGGGGCGACGAGTTCGTGGTGGTGCTCAATGACATGATCTGCGTCGACGACGTGGTGTTGGTTGCGGAAAAGATCATCGCCGCACTGGGGCCGCCGGTTCGTGTCGATGCCCATGATCTGCGGGTTACGCCTTCCATTGGCATCAGCATCTATCCGGATGATGGCAGTGATGCCATGCAGTTGATGAAGAACGCCGACACGGCCATGTATCATGCCAAATCCCTGGGGCGCAATAATTTCCAGTTTTTCACTGCTTCCATGAATGATGAGGCGATCCGCTTCTTCAACCTGGAAAATCGCCTGCGGGCGGCCCTGGATCAGGGTGAGCTGGTGTTGCACTATCAACCCCTGGTGGATCTGCGGCAACGGGCCGTGGTGGGTATGGAGGCCCTGGTGCGCTGGAACGATCCGGAGCAGGGCATGATCGCTCCCGGCGAATTCATTCCGGTGGCGGAGGAAACCGGCCTGATCCTGCCCCTGGGCGAATGGGTGTTGCGGGAAGCCATGCGCCAGAACCGTGTCTGGCAGGAGCAGGGCTATCCGCTACTGCCAATTTCGGTGAATCTTTCGCCGCGCCAGTTTCGCCAGCGAGGGTTGGTGGAGACCATCCGTGCCATCCTGGCCGAAACCGGTCAGCCGGCCCGGCTGCTGGAGCTGGAGATCACGGAAGGCGCCCTGATGCAGGAGGTGGGTGAAACGCTGTCCAAGCTGGAGGAACTGGCGGCCATGGGGGTGCGCCTGACCATCGACGATTTTGGCACCGGCTACTCCAGCCTGTCCTACCTCAAGCGGTTTCCGGTGCATAAGCTCAAGGTGGACCAGAGCTTCACGCGGGATCTCTGCGAGGACCGGGAGGATGCCGCGATCGCCGCGGCCATCATCGGCCTGGCCCATAGCCTGGAGCTGGACATCCTGGCCGAGGGGGTGGAAACGGCCGAGCAGCTTTCCATGCTGATGGGCTATGGCTGCCACAAGTTCCAGGGTTATTATTTTTCCCGTCCTCTGGCACCTAGTCAAACGGACACCCTGTTCCATCCTTCGTCCATACTGGAAGGGGCGACGGACTGGGGACTTGTCGCATCTCCCTGA
- a CDS encoding sensor histidine kinase, translating into MDSLVAAVIHDAKNALNTLNVRLDQARQLAPSPPLEQATAIVANLSTRLVELLAFYRADQGTLRMAVEDQNLTDFIDDLQQELAAEPDLPITLEWDIAGAQAIGAWAFDAYLVKVALLDALRNALRHARHRVSLSVTAEPGGGIRLSVADDGPGYPAEILAGESNLAMAKGSSGLGLRFAALIAERHCTPQGRRGRLALANNQGAIFSLILP; encoded by the coding sequence ATGGACTCCCTGGTGGCCGCCGTCATCCACGACGCCAAGAATGCCCTGAACACCCTCAATGTGCGCCTGGACCAGGCGCGGCAACTGGCGCCCTCGCCCCCTCTGGAACAGGCCACAGCCATCGTGGCCAATCTCTCCACCCGACTGGTGGAACTGCTGGCCTTCTATCGGGCCGATCAGGGCACCCTGCGTATGGCGGTGGAAGATCAGAACCTGACGGATTTCATCGACGATCTGCAACAAGAGCTGGCGGCCGAACCCGATCTGCCTATCACGCTGGAATGGGATATCGCTGGCGCCCAGGCCATCGGTGCCTGGGCCTTCGATGCGTATCTGGTCAAGGTGGCCCTGCTCGACGCCCTGCGCAATGCTTTACGCCACGCCCGACATCGCGTCAGCCTCAGCGTGACCGCGGAGCCCGGCGGCGGGATACGCCTGTCCGTGGCCGATGACGGCCCGGGCTATCCGGCGGAAATCCTGGCTGGGGAGTCCAACCTGGCGATGGCGAAGGGATCGAGCGGTCTGGGCCTGCGTTTCGCGGCCCTGATCGCGGAGAGGCATTGCACCCCCCAGGGCCGTCGGGGCCGGCTCGCACTCGCCAACAACCAGGGCGCCATTTTCTCCCTGATCCTGCCTTGA
- a CDS encoding tetratricopeptide repeat protein has translation MALDLRDKRGLLIDDIPEMRASVRVQLSNVGLENCDPVRNVKEAVDKLTLNRYDLVICDYNLGQGADGQQLLELVRRRKLLPLSTVFLMITGETGYEQVSTAAEFSPDDYLIKPFTAETLGGRLIRAMEKKAALAPIYRHMTDKGDPALAVEACDQLLAEKSRYSLDVLRIKGDLLLSQGRHTEALALYESVLQQRETPWGAVGRARALAAMGNTDQAREHLEGAVAAYPNYLAAYDSLAQLLETTDKQAAQQVVEQALKVSASTRRQRQLGALALENKDFGRAENAYRQTVVRDRSGFFKSHDDYAGLAKSCAEQGKTQEALTAVKDMAQHFQRTPELEARQAALESQVQIKAGNKEAAEAALKKALKTGEGNTLDPQTSLEIAQACFANGEEERGKQIIQTVAEEYHEDDHVFALAQSVFTAAGLEDEGQVLLEATRKRMIKLNNDAVALAKAGDLDQAIGMLTEAADRLANNAQVAINAGLALLMHVQAHGADLDRVTQAHRYLSQARRANPDHPKLDDVVGFYRRLAPPEAPVLED, from the coding sequence ATGGCCCTGGACCTGCGTGACAAGCGTGGTCTGCTGATCGACGACATCCCGGAGATGCGCGCCTCGGTGCGCGTCCAGTTGTCCAATGTCGGTCTGGAAAACTGCGACCCAGTACGCAATGTCAAGGAGGCTGTCGACAAGCTGACCCTGAATCGCTACGACCTGGTGATCTGCGACTACAACCTGGGCCAGGGCGCCGATGGCCAGCAGTTGCTGGAACTGGTGCGGCGCAGGAAGCTGCTGCCTCTCTCCACAGTCTTCCTGATGATCACCGGCGAGACCGGCTACGAGCAGGTTTCCACCGCCGCCGAGTTTTCCCCCGATGATTATCTGATCAAGCCTTTCACCGCCGAGACCCTGGGGGGGCGCCTGATCCGCGCCATGGAAAAGAAGGCTGCCCTGGCCCCCATCTACCGGCACATGACCGACAAGGGTGATCCGGCCCTGGCGGTGGAAGCCTGCGACCAGTTGCTGGCCGAAAAATCCCGCTACAGCCTGGATGTTCTGCGCATCAAGGGCGACCTGCTGCTGAGCCAGGGCCGCCATACCGAGGCCCTGGCGCTCTACGAAAGCGTGTTGCAACAACGGGAGACCCCCTGGGGCGCCGTGGGCAGGGCCCGTGCCCTGGCGGCCATGGGCAACACCGATCAGGCTCGGGAACATCTGGAGGGCGCCGTGGCAGCCTATCCCAACTATCTGGCGGCCTATGATTCCCTGGCTCAGTTGCTGGAAACAACCGACAAGCAGGCAGCTCAGCAGGTGGTGGAGCAGGCCCTCAAGGTCTCCGCCTCCACCCGACGCCAGCGCCAACTAGGTGCCCTGGCCCTGGAGAACAAGGATTTCGGCCGGGCCGAGAACGCCTATCGCCAGACGGTGGTCAGGGATCGCAGCGGCTTTTTCAAGAGCCACGATGACTACGCTGGTCTGGCCAAGAGTTGTGCCGAACAGGGCAAGACCCAGGAAGCCCTGACAGCGGTCAAGGACATGGCCCAGCACTTCCAGCGCACGCCGGAACTGGAAGCACGCCAGGCCGCCCTGGAAAGCCAGGTGCAGATCAAGGCCGGCAACAAGGAGGCGGCCGAGGCCGCCCTGAAAAAAGCGCTCAAGACAGGAGAGGGCAATACCCTGGATCCCCAGACCAGTCTGGAAATCGCCCAGGCCTGCTTCGCCAATGGTGAGGAGGAGCGGGGCAAGCAGATCATCCAGACCGTGGCCGAGGAGTACCACGAGGACGATCATGTCTTTGCCCTCGCCCAGTCGGTATTCACCGCCGCCGGGCTGGAGGACGAAGGCCAGGTGCTGCTGGAAGCCACCCGCAAGCGCATGATCAAGCTCAACAACGACGCGGTGGCCCTGGCCAAGGCGGGAGATCTGGATCAGGCCATCGGCATGTTGACGGAAGCCGCCGACCGGCTCGCCAACAACGCCCAGGTGGCAATCAACGCCGGATTGGCCCTGCTGATGCACGTTCAGGCCCATGGCGCGGACCTCGATCGCGTCACCCAGGCCCATCGCTACCTCAGTCAGGCGCGTCGGGCCAATCCGGATCACCCCAAGCTTGACGATGTGGTCGGCTTCTATCGCAGGCTGGCACCTCCGGAAGCCCCTGTCCTGGAAGACTAG
- a CDS encoding class 1 fructose-bisphosphatase, giving the protein MRHITLSRFLIEEQRSKNVICGDLRLLIEVVSRACKAISIAIGKGGMADVLGSAGSDNVQGEVQKKLDVISNEILLEANEWGGHLAGMASEEMELPHAIPNRYPKGEYLLLFDPLDGSSNIDVNVSVGTIFSVLRCPEGMEPDEKAFLQPGTQQVCAGYAVYGPTTLLVLTLGDGVNVFTLDREMGRFVLTQENVRIPEDTREFAINASNMRFWEPPVQRYINELLAGKEGPRQQDFNMRWVASMVADVHRILCRGGIFMYPLDSKTLAKGGKLRLMYEANPMSMIVEQAGGRATDGRRPLLEIQPESLHQRVPVILGSKNEVERVTAYHLK; this is encoded by the coding sequence ATGCGCCACATCACCCTGTCCCGCTTCCTGATCGAGGAACAACGCAGCAAGAACGTCATCTGCGGCGACTTGCGACTGCTGATCGAAGTGGTTTCCCGCGCCTGCAAGGCCATTTCCATCGCCATCGGCAAGGGCGGCATGGCTGACGTGCTGGGTTCCGCCGGCTCCGACAACGTCCAGGGCGAGGTACAGAAGAAGCTGGACGTGATCTCCAACGAGATACTGCTGGAGGCCAATGAATGGGGCGGCCACCTGGCCGGCATGGCCTCGGAGGAAATGGAACTGCCCCACGCCATCCCCAATCGCTACCCAAAGGGGGAATACCTGCTGCTGTTCGATCCCCTCGACGGCTCCTCCAACATCGATGTGAATGTGTCGGTCGGCACCATTTTCTCGGTGCTGCGCTGCCCGGAAGGGATGGAGCCCGATGAAAAGGCATTCCTCCAGCCTGGCACCCAACAGGTCTGCGCCGGCTATGCGGTCTATGGCCCCACTACCCTGCTGGTGCTGACTCTGGGCGATGGCGTCAATGTATTCACCCTGGACCGGGAGATGGGCCGCTTTGTCCTCACCCAGGAGAATGTACGGATTCCCGAGGACACCAGGGAGTTCGCCATCAATGCGTCCAACATGCGCTTCTGGGAACCGCCGGTGCAGCGCTACATCAACGAACTGCTGGCAGGAAAGGAGGGGCCCCGGCAGCAGGATTTCAACATGCGTTGGGTAGCCTCCATGGTGGCCGACGTGCATCGCATCCTCTGCCGCGGCGGCATTTTCATGTACCCCCTCGACAGCAAGACCCTCGCCAAGGGAGGCAAGCTGCGCCTGATGTACGAGGCAAACCCCATGTCCATGATCGTCGAACAGGCCGGCGGCCGGGCCACCGACGGCCGACGGCCTCTTCTGGAAATACAGCCGGAATCCCTGCACCAGCGGGTGCCGGTGATCCTCGGCTCCAAAAACGAGGTGGAGCGGGTCACCGCTTATCATCTGAAATGA
- a CDS encoding HD domain-containing phosphohydrolase translates to MPDYSALITPVIHDRDALQEFNESLVDKTPIIERDIARLRRNPGDTGVIADLFRALHNIKGDAAICKVDVGVLIAHPIETLLARVRQGEIGFSELQAEVILLALDRLELAIEAMVSHRPITNLALPELVSGLEGMSQTVESDIQSLGIALIEKVTGFRPSQAALKTRAPAAGTHPSPEEADRDLTFFHQLALQLETHSPLFQGRSGRLLRLARDTNIEAGSPVNQAQLDAAVYMHDAGMMFLSQTLWPKSGKLSVAETKALKDHPGFAAGLLERMPGWAEASTMVAQHHEMPDGAGYPLGLKDGDIHPGAKILAIIDAFEAVTLKHRDRGRGRSLLRAIAEVNACDRQFDPVWIGHFNKVIRRMVED, encoded by the coding sequence ATGCCCGACTACAGCGCCCTGATCACTCCCGTGATCCACGACCGGGATGCCTTGCAGGAGTTCAACGAGTCCCTGGTGGACAAAACGCCCATAATAGAGCGCGATATCGCCCGCTTGCGGCGCAATCCCGGCGATACTGGAGTCATTGCCGACCTGTTTCGCGCCCTGCACAACATCAAGGGAGACGCGGCGATCTGCAAGGTGGATGTGGGGGTGCTGATCGCCCACCCCATCGAGACCCTGCTGGCGCGGGTACGCCAGGGAGAGATCGGGTTTTCCGAACTTCAGGCTGAGGTCATCCTGCTGGCCCTGGATCGCCTGGAACTGGCCATTGAGGCCATGGTCAGTCATCGCCCGATCACCAACCTGGCCTTGCCGGAACTGGTCAGCGGCCTGGAAGGCATGAGCCAGACCGTGGAAAGCGATATTCAGTCACTGGGCATCGCCCTGATCGAAAAGGTCACCGGATTCCGGCCCAGCCAAGCTGCCCTTAAAACCCGGGCGCCGGCCGCCGGGACCCACCCCAGCCCGGAGGAAGCCGATCGGGATCTGACATTCTTTCATCAGTTGGCCCTGCAACTGGAGACCCATTCTCCACTGTTCCAGGGCCGCAGCGGACGCCTGCTGCGACTGGCCCGGGACACCAACATCGAGGCCGGATCGCCAGTGAATCAGGCCCAACTGGACGCCGCCGTTTATATGCATGATGCCGGAATGATGTTCCTGTCCCAGACCTTATGGCCCAAGAGTGGAAAACTCTCCGTAGCGGAGACCAAGGCGCTGAAGGACCACCCCGGCTTCGCCGCCGGACTGCTGGAGCGCATGCCGGGCTGGGCCGAGGCATCCACCATGGTGGCCCAGCACCACGAAATGCCCGACGGCGCCGGCTATCCGCTGGGCCTCAAGGATGGCGACATCCACCCCGGCGCCAAGATCCTGGCCATCATCGACGCCTTCGAAGCGGTCACCCTCAAGCACCGGGACCGGGGACGGGGCCGATCCCTGCTAAGGGCCATCGCCGAAGTCAACGCCTGCGACCGGCAGTTCGACCCGGTATGGATCGGCCATTTCAACAAGGTCATACGGCGCATGGTGGAAGACTGA
- a CDS encoding nucleoside deaminase yields MSAILHVKLPAFIAEINDSGIVLSTLEARMEFVIDLARRNIAGGGGPFGAAVFERDSGRLVAAGVNRVIASRCSSAHAEIMALSLAQQRVGGFDLGAVSQPAHQLVSSSEPCVMCFGAAIWSGVRHLVCGARDEDARAVGFDEGPKPSAWAEELRQRGIQVTLDVLRSQAVAVLKDYTAGGGLVYNARC; encoded by the coding sequence ATGTCCGCCATTCTGCATGTGAAATTGCCCGCCTTCATTGCCGAGATCAATGATTCCGGCATCGTACTGTCCACCCTGGAGGCGCGGATGGAATTCGTGATTGATCTGGCGCGCCGGAATATTGCCGGCGGCGGCGGACCTTTTGGCGCCGCCGTTTTCGAGCGCGACTCGGGGCGCCTGGTAGCCGCCGGGGTCAACCGGGTGATCGCCAGCCGCTGCTCCTCGGCCCATGCCGAGATCATGGCTCTGAGCCTGGCCCAGCAGCGGGTGGGCGGCTTTGACCTGGGGGCGGTCAGCCAGCCAGCCCACCAACTGGTCAGCAGTTCGGAACCCTGCGTAATGTGCTTCGGGGCTGCGATCTGGTCCGGGGTCCGGCATCTGGTCTGCGGCGCCCGGGACGAGGATGCCAGGGCGGTGGGGTTCGATGAGGGGCCCAAGCCGTCGGCCTGGGCCGAGGAACTGCGGCAGCGGGGCATCCAGGTAACCCTGGACGTGTTGCGGAGCCAGGCGGTGGCCGTGCTCAAGGACTACACCGCCGGCGGCGGCCTGGTCTATAACGCCCGCTGCTGA
- a CDS encoding AI-2E family transporter, whose amino-acid sequence MTPNPERARAIAWLLTGLALPLILHLRLLPALLAGLLVYELVHLLAPMLGGRLSDSRARLVAVALLSVLVIAAITLLTMFALAFLKSDTGSLPELAYKMAGIIERARATLPEWLVASLPNGADAMRDAVLHWLREHSADLQLAGQGMLRGTAHVLLGMIIGAMVALREACPDKPHRPLAAALLERARRVGDAFRRVVFAQVRISAINTCLTALYLALALPLMGIHLPLTKTLVAITFIAGLLPVVGNLISNTVIVVVSLSHSPELGLASLAFLVIIHKLEYFLNAHIIGNRIAARAWELLLAMLLLEAAFGIPGLIAAPIYYAYLKDELASAGWV is encoded by the coding sequence ATGACCCCCAACCCCGAACGCGCCCGCGCCATTGCCTGGCTACTCACCGGCCTGGCCCTTCCCCTGATATTGCATCTGCGCCTGCTGCCAGCCCTGCTGGCAGGGCTGCTGGTCTATGAGCTGGTGCATCTGCTGGCGCCGATGCTCGGCGGCCGGCTTTCCGACAGCCGGGCCCGCCTGGTGGCCGTCGCCCTGCTGAGCGTCCTGGTGATTGCCGCCATTACCCTGTTGACCATGTTCGCCCTGGCCTTTCTGAAGAGCGACACCGGCAGCCTGCCGGAACTGGCCTACAAGATGGCGGGCATCATCGAACGGGCCCGGGCCACCCTGCCCGAGTGGCTGGTGGCTTCCCTGCCCAACGGCGCTGACGCCATGAGGGACGCGGTACTGCACTGGCTGCGGGAGCACAGCGCCGACCTGCAACTGGCGGGACAGGGCATGTTGCGGGGCACCGCCCATGTGCTGCTGGGCATGATCATTGGCGCCATGGTCGCCCTGCGGGAAGCCTGCCCCGACAAGCCCCACCGCCCTCTGGCCGCAGCCCTGCTGGAACGGGCGCGGCGGGTGGGCGACGCCTTTCGCCGCGTCGTCTTCGCCCAGGTGCGGATTTCCGCCATCAATACCTGCCTGACCGCCCTCTATCTGGCTCTGGCCCTACCCCTGATGGGCATCCACCTACCCCTGACCAAGACCCTGGTGGCAATCACCTTCATCGCCGGCCTGCTGCCGGTGGTGGGCAATCTGATCTCCAATACCGTCATCGTGGTGGTCAGCCTGTCCCATTCGCCGGAACTGGGCCTGGCCTCCCTGGCCTTTCTGGTCATCATCCACAAGCTGGAATACTTCCTCAACGCCCATATCATCGGCAACCGTATCGCCGCCCGGGCCTGGGAACTGCTGCTGGCCATGCTGCTGCTGGAAGCGGCCTTCGGTATTCCGGGATTGATCGCCGCCCCCATCTACTACGCCTATCTGAAGGACGAACTCGCCAGCGCCGGCTGGGTCTGA
- the pabB gene encoding aminodeoxychorismate synthase component I, whose translation MRRAFSRPQQVLLAYRSDEVAAVLAAAEDHGRRGGWAVGYLAYEAAPAFDRALRTHQPRSGQPLARFALYDSPDEPREPAPASAGGFRCGPWRLESSRAAVEAQVASIVRAIGDGRYYQVNLSARLEAAFEGEPGVLFQALRQTQPEAYCACLDGGDWQLLSVSPELFFDWTPSGELTTRPMKGTAPRHADPVRDAAARQGLRESDKERAENLMIVDLLRNDLSRLARPGSVTVPRLFEIEALPTAWQMTSTVRCQTRPGLGLADVFGALFPCGSVTGAPKVAAMAAIAEREVSPRGAYCGAIGLVAPGGHARFSVGIRTVSLDRGLARCGIGSGVTWDSRPADEYEEWLVKRRFLLRASAHFELLETLRLENGAYWLLPGHLARLGASAEHFGFAWDEGAVRQALETMAANHGAGTWRVRLLLDRQGRPRLEIFALEPTPPEIVIALAYGPVDSGDEFLRHKTTERGAYGSHEPQQGTFDTLLWNERSEITEFTRGNVVVELEGRRVTPFLIGGLLPGVLRADMLARGEIVEAVIRREDLARATGLWFINSVRGMLPARLESHAPVRILGDDSC comes from the coding sequence TTGCGCCGTGCCTTTTCCCGACCGCAACAGGTATTGCTTGCCTATCGTAGCGACGAGGTGGCGGCGGTGTTGGCAGCGGCCGAGGATCATGGCCGACGCGGAGGCTGGGCCGTGGGCTATCTGGCCTACGAGGCGGCGCCGGCCTTCGATCGGGCACTGCGGACGCATCAGCCCCGCTCAGGCCAGCCCCTGGCCCGCTTCGCTCTCTATGACAGCCCCGATGAACCCCGGGAGCCTGCGCCTGCATCGGCGGGCGGTTTCCGTTGCGGCCCCTGGCGCCTGGAATCCTCCCGTGCGGCCGTCGAAGCCCAGGTGGCGTCCATCGTCCGGGCCATCGGCGACGGCCGTTACTATCAGGTGAATCTCAGCGCCCGTCTGGAGGCGGCCTTCGAGGGGGAGCCCGGTGTCCTGTTCCAGGCCCTGCGCCAGACACAGCCGGAGGCCTATTGCGCCTGCCTCGACGGCGGCGACTGGCAACTGCTCTCGGTCTCCCCGGAGCTGTTTTTCGACTGGACACCCTCGGGAGAACTGACGACCCGTCCCATGAAGGGCACCGCCCCGCGCCATGCCGATCCGGTCCGGGATGCCGCTGCCCGGCAGGGCTTGCGGGAATCCGACAAGGAGCGGGCGGAAAACCTGATGATCGTGGACCTGCTGCGCAACGACCTGTCCCGGCTGGCTCGGCCCGGTTCGGTAACGGTGCCGCGCCTGTTCGAGATCGAGGCTCTGCCCACAGCCTGGCAGATGACCTCCACGGTGCGCTGCCAAACTCGGCCGGGGCTGGGACTGGCCGACGTTTTCGGTGCCCTGTTTCCCTGCGGTTCGGTGACGGGAGCGCCCAAGGTGGCTGCCATGGCCGCCATCGCTGAACGGGAAGTCTCGCCCCGGGGCGCCTATTGCGGCGCCATCGGCCTGGTGGCGCCTGGCGGCCATGCCCGGTTCAGTGTCGGTATCCGCACCGTGAGCCTGGATCGGGGTCTGGCCCGCTGCGGCATCGGCAGCGGTGTGACCTGGGATTCCAGGCCCGCAGACGAATACGAGGAATGGCTGGTGAAGCGCCGCTTCCTGCTGCGGGCCAGCGCCCATTTTGAACTGCTGGAAACCCTGCGCCTGGAGAACGGCGCCTACTGGCTGTTGCCGGGGCATCTGGCCCGGCTCGGGGCCAGCGCCGAACACTTCGGCTTTGCCTGGGATGAAGGAGCGGTCCGTCAAGCACTTGAGACCATGGCGGCCAACCATGGTGCGGGTACATGGAGGGTCCGTCTGCTGCTGGACCGACAGGGCCGCCCCCGGCTGGAAATCTTCGCCCTGGAACCGACTCCGCCGGAAATCGTCATCGCCCTGGCATACGGCCCCGTGGATAGCGGCGACGAGTTCCTCCGCCACAAGACCACCGAACGTGGAGCCTATGGGAGCCACGAACCGCAGCAGGGAACTTTCGATACCCTGCTGTGGAACGAGCGGAGCGAGATCACCGAATTCACCCGGGGCAATGTGGTGGTGGAACTGGAGGGGCGTCGGGTGACGCCGTTCCTGATTGGTGGCCTGCTGCCGGGCGTGCTGCGGGCGGACATGCTGGCTCGGGGCGAAATCGTAGAAGCCGTGATTCGTCGTGAGGACCTGGCCCGGGCCACGGGGCTTTGGTTCATCAACAGCGTGCGCGGCATGTTGCCCGCCAGGCTGGAGTCCCATGCTCCGGTGCGCATTTTGGGAGATGACTCATGCTGA
- a CDS encoding cupredoxin domain-containing protein, whose product MLKPFYLALALATASLRVLAAEVEIGIADYRFDHPIVKIAPGDTVRWVNKEKRTSHSVFFFAESLESERLFPGETWSRRFDVPGIYPYRCGPHPEMQGEVMVAPVESSEQAQPAQ is encoded by the coding sequence ATGCTGAAGCCTTTCTACCTGGCGCTCGCACTGGCGACGGCCAGCCTGCGTGTCCTGGCGGCTGAAGTGGAGATCGGCATCGCCGACTATCGTTTCGATCATCCCATCGTGAAGATCGCTCCGGGCGATACTGTGCGCTGGGTCAACAAGGAAAAGCGCACCAGTCATTCGGTGTTCTTTTTCGCCGAGAGCCTGGAGTCGGAGCGGCTGTTCCCCGGGGAAACCTGGAGCCGCCGCTTCGATGTGCCCGGTATCTACCCCTACCGTTGCGGTCCTCACCCCGAGATGCAGGGAGAAGTGATGGTGGCGCCTGTCGAGTCTTCAGAGCAGGCCCAGCCCGCCCAGTAA